A single Pseudoalteromonas phenolica DNA region contains:
- the mfd gene encoding transcription-repair coupling factor, translating to MASAHWQSMPWVKNNKDKISWGQLTGSGLALTISANIADKKSMTVIVTPDTPSALRLETELDYLLQEYKVMTFPDWETLPYDHFSPHQDIISQRLETLNALKQQSKTVLIIPVSTLMLRTAPPSFIYGQALKFKCGDTVDAQQLKDSLTESGYRHVQQVMEHGEFAVRGSIVDLYPMGSKTPYRIDFFDDEIDSIRLFDIETQRSSNTVKEIDLLPAHEFPTNPEDIERFRIAYRAEFGASSEQDSIYMQVSKANWPAGIEYYLPLFFESLSTIFDYLPEDTAIMHLADIEHAAKSFWDDVEKRYENRRVDPLRPLLSPEKLYLPVESLYQQFKQFARVNLTQAKLPTKAGNTNLDAVLIDGVRIDHKKPEPYDAILKFIAEQKKQKARILFSVESDGRRESLLTLLKTTNLKLKQFEHLNDFTATSNDVGIIVSPLEQSISLSGKPKLNIITEQELLGIKVSQRRRRKHKYEQGQDALIRNLAELKEGQPIVHLDHGVGRYLGLQTIDAAGVATEFVTITYANEAKLYVPVSALHMLSRYSGGEEASAPLHKLGSDVWEKAKRRAAEKVRDVAAELLDIYAKRQSKPGYKFKLDGQGYRDFADSFPFEETDDQRNAIEAVLADMQSNQAMDRLVCGDVGFGKTEVAMRGAFAAVNDGKQVAVLVPTTLLAQQHFENFKDRFADLPVEVGVLSRFNSTKEQKETLAKLENGTIDIVIGTHKLIQDNIKFSDLGLLIVDEEHRFGVRQKEKIKQLRADVDILTLTATPIPRTLNMAMSGMRDLSIIATPPAKRLAVKTFVQERNDELIREAILREIKRGGQVYFLHNNVETIEKTAFDISELVPEASVAIAHGQMRERELENLMSDFYHQKHNVLVCTTIIETGIDIPSANTIIMDRADKLGLAQLHQLRGRVGRSHHQAYAYLLTRNSQSLSKDAVKRLQAIESLEDLGAGFALATHDLEIRGAGELLGDDQSGQIQSVGFTLYMEMLEHAVQALRDGKEPTLENLLQQQTEVDLKIPALLPDDYIPDVNIRLSMYKRIASIANADEIDEMKVELIDRFGLLPDATKNLFAIQQMKLQANKIGVSKIEANIKGGYFEFSSDTKVNPTFIIALIQSNPSIYRMEGANKLRFNIEEKNGQERLKLISAMINDFDKKASA from the coding sequence ATGGCGTCTGCGCATTGGCAATCTATGCCTTGGGTAAAAAATAACAAAGATAAAATTAGCTGGGGACAGTTAACAGGCAGTGGCTTAGCGCTCACGATCAGTGCAAATATAGCTGATAAAAAATCGATGACGGTCATTGTCACCCCGGATACCCCTTCTGCTTTGCGCCTTGAAACAGAGTTAGACTATTTATTGCAAGAATATAAGGTAATGACATTCCCTGACTGGGAAACACTACCTTATGACCACTTCTCGCCACATCAAGATATTATTTCACAACGCCTTGAAACGCTTAATGCATTAAAGCAGCAAAGTAAGACTGTTTTAATTATTCCAGTTTCAACCCTCATGCTCAGAACAGCGCCACCTAGTTTTATTTATGGTCAAGCACTTAAGTTTAAGTGTGGCGATACGGTTGATGCGCAGCAGCTAAAAGACTCATTAACAGAGTCGGGTTATCGACATGTTCAACAAGTCATGGAACATGGTGAATTTGCAGTAAGAGGCTCTATTGTAGATCTATACCCAATGGGCAGTAAAACGCCCTACCGTATTGATTTTTTTGACGACGAAATAGATTCAATTCGTTTATTCGATATTGAAACGCAGCGCTCTAGTAATACCGTCAAAGAGATTGACCTATTACCTGCCCATGAATTTCCAACTAATCCAGAAGATATTGAAAGATTCAGAATTGCGTATCGCGCAGAGTTTGGTGCAAGCTCTGAGCAAGACTCTATCTACATGCAGGTTAGCAAGGCAAATTGGCCTGCTGGTATCGAGTATTATTTACCCCTATTCTTTGAGTCACTTTCTACCATTTTTGATTATCTCCCTGAAGATACAGCCATCATGCATCTTGCAGACATAGAACATGCTGCAAAGAGTTTTTGGGATGATGTTGAAAAAAGATACGAAAACCGACGAGTTGACCCTTTAAGGCCGCTATTATCGCCAGAAAAGCTCTACTTACCTGTGGAATCGCTTTATCAGCAGTTTAAACAATTCGCACGAGTAAATTTAACTCAAGCCAAATTACCAACAAAAGCGGGCAATACAAATTTAGATGCGGTCTTAATTGATGGCGTTAGAATCGACCATAAAAAACCAGAGCCTTACGATGCTATTTTGAAGTTTATAGCTGAACAAAAGAAGCAAAAAGCACGCATTTTGTTTAGTGTAGAATCTGACGGTCGTCGTGAATCATTACTTACATTATTAAAAACAACAAATTTAAAACTTAAGCAATTCGAACATCTGAACGATTTTACCGCTACCTCTAATGACGTCGGTATTATTGTAAGTCCACTAGAGCAAAGTATTTCACTCTCTGGTAAACCCAAACTTAACATAATTACTGAGCAAGAATTACTTGGGATTAAAGTTTCACAGCGACGCCGAAGAAAACATAAATATGAGCAAGGCCAAGATGCATTAATTCGAAACTTGGCCGAATTGAAAGAAGGTCAACCAATTGTTCATTTAGATCACGGTGTTGGTAGATACCTAGGTTTACAAACTATTGATGCAGCCGGCGTTGCAACCGAGTTTGTTACTATTACCTATGCTAACGAAGCTAAATTATATGTTCCAGTTTCAGCTTTACACATGTTAAGTCGTTATTCTGGTGGTGAAGAAGCATCCGCGCCACTACATAAGTTAGGCTCAGATGTGTGGGAAAAGGCGAAAAGGCGCGCCGCAGAAAAAGTCAGAGACGTTGCCGCTGAATTACTCGATATCTATGCGAAACGTCAAAGTAAACCTGGATACAAATTTAAACTCGATGGTCAGGGATATCGTGACTTTGCTGATAGCTTCCCATTTGAAGAAACTGACGATCAACGTAATGCAATTGAAGCTGTCCTTGCCGATATGCAATCTAATCAAGCAATGGATAGATTAGTGTGTGGTGACGTAGGCTTTGGTAAAACTGAAGTTGCAATGCGGGGGGCATTTGCCGCTGTTAACGATGGCAAACAAGTTGCAGTGCTGGTACCAACCACACTACTTGCTCAGCAGCACTTTGAAAACTTCAAAGACCGTTTTGCTGATTTGCCTGTTGAAGTCGGTGTGTTATCGCGATTTAACAGCACAAAAGAGCAAAAAGAAACCTTAGCTAAGTTAGAAAATGGCACTATTGATATCGTCATCGGTACTCATAAACTTATCCAAGACAATATTAAGTTCAGCGATTTAGGCTTACTCATTGTCGACGAAGAGCACCGCTTTGGTGTCCGCCAAAAAGAGAAAATCAAACAGCTACGCGCTGACGTTGATATTTTAACGCTGACAGCTACACCAATTCCAAGAACGCTCAATATGGCGATGAGTGGCATGCGAGATTTATCTATTATCGCTACACCACCTGCAAAACGTCTAGCTGTGAAAACATTTGTTCAAGAGCGAAACGATGAGCTAATAAGAGAAGCCATTTTGCGTGAAATAAAACGTGGTGGCCAAGTTTACTTCTTGCACAACAATGTTGAAACCATTGAAAAAACCGCATTTGATATTTCAGAACTTGTGCCTGAAGCCAGTGTCGCCATTGCCCATGGTCAAATGCGTGAGCGTGAATTAGAAAACCTGATGAGTGACTTTTATCACCAAAAGCATAATGTACTGGTGTGTACGACCATCATTGAAACGGGTATTGATATCCCGTCTGCAAATACCATTATCATGGATAGGGCTGACAAGCTAGGTCTTGCACAACTTCATCAATTAAGAGGTCGTGTTGGCCGAAGCCACCATCAAGCTTATGCTTACTTATTAACTAGAAATAGCCAATCTCTCAGCAAAGATGCTGTAAAACGCTTACAAGCAATAGAGTCGCTTGAAGACTTAGGCGCTGGTTTTGCGCTGGCAACACACGATTTAGAAATTCGTGGTGCCGGTGAGTTGTTAGGTGATGATCAAAGTGGTCAAATCCAGTCAGTTGGCTTCACTTTATATATGGAAATGCTCGAACATGCTGTTCAAGCGCTACGGGATGGTAAAGAACCAACACTTGAGAACTTGTTACAACAGCAAACTGAAGTAGATCTTAAAATTCCTGCGCTACTACCAGATGATTATATTCCAGATGTAAATATTCGACTCAGCATGTATAAACGTATCGCCTCAATTGCAAATGCCGATGAAATCGACGAAATGAAAGTTGAG